Proteins encoded together in one Oxalobacteraceae sp. CFBP 8761 window:
- a CDS encoding chorismate lyase has translation MRNRSLRLAAWQPHARAVRASPPMHDWLVTPGSLTARLVASSDAFRVRRLHQHSAVCLADEAAAIGLARPQRVWEREVLLVCDGTPVVFAHTVVPPDADASDWPLFSALGERSLGSTLFYDPLVRRGSLEFARLGADHPLVRRAHAAIGGAGAQQPIYHARRCVYRRRQGLLLVTEVFLPAVLSLGVGATTNNTE, from the coding sequence GTGAGGAACCGTTCGCTGCGCCTGGCCGCCTGGCAGCCGCATGCGCGCGCCGTGCGTGCTTCTCCACCAATGCACGACTGGCTCGTCACGCCCGGTTCGCTGACCGCGCGCCTGGTCGCCAGCAGCGACGCGTTCCGCGTGCGCCGCCTGCACCAGCACAGTGCCGTGTGCCTGGCCGACGAAGCGGCGGCGATTGGCCTGGCGCGACCACAGCGCGTCTGGGAACGCGAAGTGCTTCTCGTCTGCGACGGCACGCCGGTGGTCTTTGCGCACACGGTCGTGCCGCCCGATGCCGACGCGAGCGACTGGCCGCTGTTTTCGGCGCTGGGCGAACGCTCGCTCGGCTCGACCCTGTTTTACGATCCGCTCGTGCGGCGCGGATCACTTGAATTTGCGCGCCTGGGCGCCGACCATCCGCTCGTGCGCCGTGCGCACGCGGCCATTGGCGGCGCAGGCGCCCAACAGCCGATTTACCATGCGCGGCGCTGCGTCTATCGCCGCCGTCAAGGCCTGCTCCTGGTCACCGAGGTATTCTTGCCGGCGGTGCTCAGCCTGGGAGTGGGCGCAACCACGAACAACACAGAATAA
- a CDS encoding RNB domain-containing ribonuclease: protein MNVFFEESGDFKVGAILSQAGEAYQVELASGKRTKVKTRDVLLQFEKPSPQELMDAAKAVAADVDLEFLWEVAGEEEFGFAELGAEYFGHAPLPHEAAGLVLTLHGSPIYFYKKGRGRYKAAPEASLKAALAGIEKKKQQAIIQAGYVDELKAGKLPESMQPLVHQLLFKPDKNTIEYKAFEAAANELQTNPARLMLDVGGLASPKDLHMGRFLFENFPRGAGFAPVDVPTAPTDLPRADVAAFSIDDVTTTEIDDAFSVVKLDDGTVRVGIHIAAPGLAVRPDDAIDKIARARMSTVYMPGDKITMLPDEVVNAFTLAEGNDCPALSLYAVLNPEDWSVISTTTRAELVPIKSNLRHNDLDDLVNEETLASGEGEYPHKEELGQLWQWALQLEAGRMAKREAFGLKPEQANRMDFNFYVEDDVVSIVRRKRGAPLDKIVAELMIFANSTWGKLLHDSGVPGIYRSQGPGAGGWAAKMQVRMVTHAAPHQGLGVDQYAWSTSPLRRYTDLVNQWQIIAAAENGVTAPLVAPFKHRDATLFSIVSSFDAAYAAYNEFQQNMERYWCLRWLGQEGVKMVDAVVLKDELVRLTDVPLVVRLPGMSQVARGAQVKLDIVRWDEIELNLEARLLEVASAAPDAAIADEEDTEADTGEAAAAEAVEAEGAVAVVDTADVTEPASSATPSSTSAP, encoded by the coding sequence ATGAATGTATTTTTTGAGGAATCGGGCGACTTCAAGGTCGGCGCCATCCTGTCGCAAGCCGGCGAGGCATACCAGGTCGAACTGGCCAGCGGCAAGCGCACCAAGGTCAAGACGCGCGACGTGCTGCTGCAATTTGAAAAGCCCAGCCCGCAAGAGCTGATGGACGCGGCCAAGGCCGTGGCGGCGGACGTCGACCTCGAGTTCCTGTGGGAAGTCGCGGGCGAAGAAGAATTCGGCTTTGCCGAGCTGGGCGCCGAATACTTCGGCCACGCGCCGCTGCCGCACGAAGCGGCCGGCCTCGTGCTGACGCTGCACGGCTCGCCCATCTACTTCTACAAGAAGGGCCGTGGCCGCTACAAGGCCGCGCCGGAAGCGTCGCTCAAGGCCGCGCTGGCCGGCATCGAAAAGAAAAAACAGCAGGCCATCATCCAGGCCGGCTATGTCGATGAGCTGAAAGCCGGCAAGCTGCCCGAATCGATGCAGCCGCTCGTGCACCAGCTGCTGTTCAAGCCGGACAAGAACACGATCGAATACAAGGCATTCGAGGCCGCGGCCAATGAGCTGCAGACCAACCCGGCACGCCTGATGCTGGACGTCGGCGGGCTGGCCTCGCCCAAAGACCTGCACATGGGCCGCTTCCTGTTCGAGAACTTCCCGCGCGGCGCCGGCTTTGCGCCAGTGGACGTGCCAACAGCGCCGACCGACCTGCCACGCGCCGACGTTGCCGCGTTCTCGATCGATGACGTGACCACGACCGAGATCGACGATGCGTTCTCCGTCGTCAAGCTGGACGATGGCACCGTGCGCGTGGGTATCCACATCGCCGCGCCGGGTCTGGCCGTGCGTCCGGACGATGCAATCGACAAGATCGCCCGCGCGCGCATGTCCACCGTGTACATGCCGGGCGACAAAATCACGATGCTGCCGGACGAGGTGGTCAACGCATTCACGCTGGCCGAGGGCAATGATTGCCCGGCGCTGTCGCTGTACGCCGTACTCAATCCCGAAGACTGGAGCGTCATCTCGACGACCACACGCGCCGAGCTGGTGCCGATCAAGAGCAATCTGCGCCACAACGACCTGGATGATCTGGTCAATGAAGAAACGCTGGCCAGCGGCGAGGGTGAGTATCCGCACAAGGAAGAACTGGGCCAGTTATGGCAGTGGGCCTTGCAGCTGGAAGCCGGCCGCATGGCAAAGCGCGAAGCCTTTGGCCTCAAGCCAGAGCAAGCCAACCGCATGGACTTCAATTTCTACGTCGAGGACGACGTGGTCTCGATCGTGCGCCGCAAGCGGGGCGCGCCGCTGGACAAGATCGTCGCCGAACTGATGATCTTTGCCAACAGCACCTGGGGCAAGCTGCTGCACGACTCGGGCGTGCCGGGCATCTACCGCTCGCAAGGGCCGGGCGCCGGCGGCTGGGCCGCCAAGATGCAGGTGCGCATGGTCACGCACGCCGCGCCGCACCAGGGCCTGGGAGTGGACCAGTACGCATGGAGCACGTCGCCGCTGCGCCGCTATACCGACCTGGTCAACCAGTGGCAGATCATCGCGGCGGCCGAAAACGGCGTCACGGCGCCGCTCGTCGCGCCATTCAAGCACCGCGATGCGACGCTGTTCTCGATTGTGTCGAGCTTCGACGCGGCGTACGCGGCCTACAACGAGTTCCAGCAGAACATGGAGCGCTACTGGTGCCTGCGCTGGCTGGGGCAGGAGGGCGTCAAGATGGTCGACGCCGTCGTGCTCAAGGACGAACTTGTGCGCCTGACCGACGTGCCGCTGGTGGTGCGCCTGCCGGGCATGTCGCAGGTGGCGCGCGGCGCGCAGGTCAAGCTCGACATCGTCCGCTGGGACGAGATCGAACTGAACCTCGAGGCGCGTTTGCTGGAAGTGGCAAGCGCCGCGCCGGATGCGGCCATCGCCGATGAAGAGGACACGGAAGCCGACACCGGCGAAGCAGCAGCGGCCGAAGCGGTGGAGGCGGAAGGCGCGGTTGCCGTGGTGGACACGGCTGACGTGACGGAGCCAGCGTCATCAGCGACGCCGTCCAGTACCTCGGCACCATAA
- a CDS encoding TonB C-terminal domain-containing protein yields MIALAVSVAAHAALLAVRFAAPETFRQTPADPGLEVILVNAKHDRAPAKADALAQANLDGGGTAEAGRAKSPLPDLRKVEDGDSIKALQRRIAALEQIQQDVVTRARTSSFTAPPVTEREKPDPSRTGEDNLDTSRAISRSAAEIFERIEEENRRPKRTKITPSTREAGYALYYKAMQKRIEEVGTLNFPQQAGKKLYGELVVYIPVYQDGTLYLKDGGPKVERSSGNPALDKAALDIVRRSAPYGAFPANMRTKGKDDLWEVFTRFQFTREESLRATLGNASP; encoded by the coding sequence ATCATTGCCCTGGCCGTATCGGTGGCAGCCCACGCGGCGCTGCTGGCGGTGCGTTTTGCTGCGCCTGAAACGTTCCGCCAGACCCCGGCCGACCCAGGGCTCGAAGTCATCCTCGTCAACGCCAAGCACGACCGGGCGCCGGCCAAGGCCGATGCACTGGCCCAGGCGAACCTGGACGGCGGCGGCACCGCCGAAGCGGGCCGCGCCAAGTCGCCGCTGCCCGACCTGCGCAAGGTCGAGGATGGCGACAGCATCAAGGCCCTGCAGCGCCGCATCGCCGCGCTCGAGCAGATCCAGCAGGACGTCGTCACGCGCGCCCGCACGTCGAGCTTTACCGCGCCACCGGTCACCGAACGGGAAAAGCCGGATCCGTCGCGTACGGGCGAGGACAACCTCGACACGTCGCGCGCCATCTCGCGCAGCGCTGCCGAAATCTTCGAGCGCATCGAAGAAGAAAACCGCCGCCCGAAACGCACGAAGATCACGCCGAGCACGCGCGAGGCCGGGTACGCGCTGTACTACAAGGCGATGCAGAAGCGGATCGAGGAAGTCGGCACGCTGAACTTCCCGCAGCAGGCCGGCAAGAAGCTGTATGGCGAACTGGTGGTGTACATCCCCGTCTACCAGGATGGCACGCTGTACCTGAAGGATGGCGGCCCGAAGGTCGAGCGCAGCTCGGGCAATCCCGCGCTCGACAAGGCGGCGCTCGACATCGTGCGCCGCTCGGCGCCGTACGGCGCGTTCCCGGCCAATATGCGCACCAAGGGCAAGGACGATCTGTGGGAAGTGTTTACGCGCTTCCAGTTCACCCGCGAAGAGAGCCTGCGCGCAACCCTGGGGAATGCATCGCCATGA
- the aroE gene encoding shikimate dehydrogenase produces MTDRYCVIGNPIAHSKSPRIHAQYAAELGEDLQYEQCLAPVDGFAATVARLVDEGYKGANVTVPFKLDAARLATRLTPRAQAAGAVNTLVFDGGEIVGDNTDGVGLVADIVRNAGVSLDGKRVLLLGAGGAARGALLPLLDAGPRQIVIANRTLATAEALVAEFADHAARLAVSGFADVDGPFDVIINATSASLDAAVPPVPATVFGPDTLALDMMYGNKPTVFMDFAAGHGAAVRDGLGMLVEQAAEAFALWRGKRPGTAHVLASMRQSQ; encoded by the coding sequence ATGACCGACCGTTACTGCGTTATCGGCAACCCGATTGCCCACAGCAAATCGCCCCGGATCCACGCGCAATATGCCGCAGAGCTGGGCGAGGATCTCCAGTATGAACAATGCCTGGCGCCCGTCGATGGCTTTGCCGCGACGGTGGCGCGCCTGGTCGACGAAGGCTACAAGGGCGCCAACGTCACCGTGCCATTCAAGCTCGACGCTGCGCGCCTGGCCACACGTTTGACCCCGCGCGCGCAGGCGGCCGGCGCCGTCAATACGCTGGTGTTCGATGGCGGCGAGATCGTCGGCGACAACACGGACGGCGTGGGCCTGGTGGCCGACATCGTGCGCAATGCCGGCGTGTCACTGGACGGTAAACGCGTGCTGCTGCTGGGCGCCGGTGGCGCCGCCCGTGGCGCGCTGCTGCCGTTGCTGGACGCCGGCCCGCGCCAGATCGTGATTGCCAACCGTACGCTGGCCACCGCTGAAGCGCTGGTGGCCGAGTTTGCCGATCATGCGGCGCGCCTGGCGGTCAGCGGCTTCGCCGATGTCGATGGCCCGTTCGACGTGATCATCAATGCGACGTCGGCCAGCCTGGACGCCGCCGTGCCGCCGGTGCCGGCGACGGTATTCGGCCCGGACACGCTCGCGTTGGATATGATGTACGGAAACAAGCCAACCGTGTTCATGGACTTTGCTGCCGGCCACGGCGCTGCCGTGCGCGACGGCCTGGGCATGCTGGTGGAGCAGGCCGCCGAAGCGTTCGCGCTGTGGCGGGGCAAGCGGCCGGGCACGGCGCACGTGCTGGCATCGATGCGTCAATCACAATAA
- the mtgA gene encoding monofunctional biosynthetic peptidoglycan transglycosylase — MATSRTKGSSKAPAKAPAKRRWIKWIFLGPLLLVLLVQLYFFLMVCWYSQVDPGSTSFMRAQLSVLRETNPNATLKHEWVPYERISYNLKRAVVASEDANFNEHYGVDLKAIERTYERNERRGKLVGGGSTITQQLAKNLFLSGSRSYLRKGQETIIAFMLEAVMSKQRILEIYLNVAEFGRGVFGAEAAARYYFKTSAAKLSTAQAARLAVMLPNPRFYDKNRSTRYLERRTSTIQRRIPSADVPRADERP; from the coding sequence GTGGCTACATCGCGCACGAAGGGATCATCGAAGGCACCAGCGAAGGCGCCAGCCAAGCGCCGCTGGATCAAGTGGATTTTTCTGGGGCCGCTGCTGCTCGTGCTGCTGGTCCAGCTGTATTTCTTCCTGATGGTGTGCTGGTATTCGCAGGTCGATCCCGGCTCGACCAGCTTCATGCGCGCGCAATTGTCGGTACTGCGCGAAACGAATCCCAACGCGACGCTCAAGCACGAATGGGTGCCGTACGAGCGGATTTCGTACAATCTGAAGCGGGCAGTGGTGGCGTCCGAGGACGCCAATTTCAACGAGCACTACGGCGTGGACCTGAAAGCCATCGAGCGTACCTACGAGCGCAACGAGCGCCGGGGCAAGCTGGTGGGCGGCGGCTCGACCATCACGCAGCAACTGGCCAAGAACCTGTTCCTGTCCGGCTCGCGCAGCTATCTGCGCAAGGGCCAGGAAACGATCATCGCGTTCATGCTCGAAGCGGTCATGAGCAAGCAGCGCATCCTGGAAATTTACCTGAATGTGGCCGAGTTCGGCCGTGGCGTGTTCGGCGCCGAAGCGGCGGCGCGCTATTACTTCAAGACATCCGCCGCCAAACTGAGCACGGCGCAAGCCGCGCGCCTGGCCGTGATGCTGCCCAATCCCCGCTTCTACGACAAGAACCGCTCGACCCGCTACCTGGAGCGCCGCACCAGCACGATCCAGCGCCGGATCCCGTCGGCCGACGTGCCACGTGCGGATGAGCGGCCATAA
- the corA gene encoding magnesium/cobalt transporter CorA: MINVFVLQNGRLNQVTIESREELESVAPVWVDLTDPSEEERVWVKAKYNVILPGEDEVQDIEASARYYEAENGDLHLRTDFLLEEEDGPSRVITVAFILSGKILFSVHNDDLPVFRLVRMRARSRPGSIEDYMDVLLDLYATDAEYSADSLEGIYESLEEVSTRVLQKEFTDQDAAAALNAIAHEEDLNGRIRRNMMDTRRAVSFLMRGRLLNSDQFEEARQILRDIESLDGHTSFLFDKVNFLMDATVGFININQNKIIKIFSVASVAFLPPTLIASVYGMNFDVMPELQWRFGYPLAIVLMIACGVAPLWYFRRRGWLK, from the coding sequence ATGATCAATGTATTCGTCCTACAGAACGGCCGCCTGAACCAGGTCACGATCGAATCCCGCGAGGAACTCGAAAGCGTGGCGCCGGTCTGGGTCGACCTGACCGACCCGAGCGAAGAAGAGCGCGTCTGGGTCAAGGCCAAGTACAACGTGATCCTGCCGGGCGAAGACGAAGTCCAGGATATCGAAGCATCGGCGCGTTACTACGAAGCCGAAAATGGCGACCTGCACCTGCGCACCGACTTCCTGCTGGAAGAAGAAGACGGCCCGTCGCGCGTGATCACGGTGGCATTCATCTTGTCGGGCAAGATCCTGTTCTCGGTGCACAACGACGACTTGCCGGTGTTCCGCCTGGTGCGCATGCGCGCCCGTTCGCGGCCCGGTTCGATCGAAGACTATATGGACGTGCTGCTCGACCTGTACGCGACCGACGCCGAGTATTCGGCCGACTCGCTCGAGGGCATCTACGAAAGTCTCGAAGAAGTCTCGACCCGCGTGCTGCAGAAAGAATTTACCGACCAGGACGCGGCCGCGGCACTGAACGCGATCGCGCACGAGGAAGACTTGAACGGCCGCATCCGCCGCAACATGATGGACACGCGCCGCGCAGTCAGCTTCCTGATGCGCGGGCGCCTGCTAAACTCGGACCAGTTCGAGGAAGCGCGCCAGATCCTGCGCGACATCGAGTCGCTCGACGGCCACACCTCGTTCCTGTTCGACAAGGTGAACTTCCTGATGGACGCCACGGTCGGCTTCATCAACATCAACCAGAACAAGATCATCAAGATCTTCTCGGTGGCCTCGGTCGCGTTCCTGCCGCCGACGCTGATTGCCAGCGTCTACGGCATGAACTTCGACGTGATGCCCGAACTACAATGGCGTTTCGGCTACCCGCTGGCCATTGTGTTGATGATTGCCTGCGGCGTGGCGCCGCTGTGGTATTTCAGGCGGCGTGGCTGGCTGAAGTAA
- the hemL gene encoding glutamate-1-semialdehyde 2,1-aminomutase, with the protein MTTEQATSRNDTLFARAQLTTPGGVNSPVRAFRSVGGTPRFITRALGPHFWDADGKRYIDYIGSWGPAILGHARPEVVSAVQAAAANGLSFGAPTEGEIEIAEEICRLLPSIEQVRLVSSGTEATMSALRLARGATGRDKIVKFEGCYHGHADSLLVKAGSGLLTFGNPTSAGVPEDFVKHTLVLDYNDVAQLEDAFATMGDEIACVIVEPVAGNMNLIRATPEFLQAMRALCTKHGAVLIFDEVMCGFRVGLQGAQGMYGIQPDLTALGKVIGGGMPVAAFGGRAELMQKMAPIGPVYQAGTLSGNPVAVAAGMTTLKLIQEAGFYERLSATANRLVAGLTDAAREAGIDFCGDAVGGMFGMYFSKEVPGSYSEMMAGDKERFNRFFHGMLDEGVYFAPAMFEAGFVSIQHDDAAIDETIEAARRVFKRIG; encoded by the coding sequence ATGACCACTGAACAAGCCACCTCGCGCAACGACACCCTGTTTGCCCGTGCCCAACTGACCACGCCCGGCGGCGTCAATTCGCCGGTGCGCGCCTTCCGTTCGGTCGGCGGTACCCCGCGCTTCATCACGCGCGCTCTCGGCCCGCACTTCTGGGACGCGGACGGCAAGCGCTATATCGACTACATCGGCTCCTGGGGCCCGGCCATCCTCGGCCACGCCCGTCCTGAAGTGGTGTCGGCCGTGCAGGCCGCCGCTGCCAACGGCCTGTCGTTCGGCGCGCCGACCGAAGGCGAAATCGAGATCGCCGAAGAAATCTGCCGCCTGCTGCCATCGATCGAGCAGGTGCGCCTGGTCTCGTCAGGCACCGAAGCGACGATGAGCGCACTGCGCCTGGCGCGTGGCGCCACGGGTCGCGACAAGATCGTCAAGTTCGAAGGCTGCTACCACGGCCACGCCGACTCGCTGCTGGTGAAAGCCGGCAGCGGCCTGCTCACCTTCGGCAATCCGACCTCGGCTGGCGTGCCGGAAGACTTCGTCAAGCACACTCTCGTGCTCGACTACAACGACGTGGCGCAACTGGAAGACGCGTTCGCGACGATGGGCGACGAGATCGCCTGCGTGATCGTCGAGCCGGTGGCCGGCAACATGAACCTGATCCGCGCCACACCCGAATTCCTGCAGGCCATGCGCGCCCTGTGCACGAAGCACGGCGCGGTGCTGATCTTCGACGAAGTGATGTGCGGCTTCCGCGTGGGCCTGCAAGGCGCACAGGGCATGTACGGCATCCAGCCCGATCTGACCGCGCTGGGCAAGGTCATCGGTGGCGGCATGCCGGTGGCGGCCTTCGGCGGGCGCGCCGAGCTGATGCAGAAGATGGCGCCGATCGGCCCGGTGTACCAGGCCGGCACGCTGTCGGGCAATCCGGTGGCGGTAGCGGCGGGCATGACGACGCTCAAGCTGATCCAGGAAGCCGGGTTCTACGAGCGCCTGAGCGCGACGGCGAACCGCCTGGTGGCCGGCTTGACCGACGCCGCGCGCGAAGCGGGCATCGACTTCTGCGGCGACGCCGTGGGCGGCATGTTCGGCATGTACTTCTCGAAGGAAGTCCCGGGCAGCTACAGCGAAATGATGGCCGGCGACAAGGAGCGCTTCAACCGCTTCTTCCACGGCATGCTGGACGAGGGCGTGTACTTTGCCCCGGCGATGTTCGAGGCAGGCTTCGTGTCGATCCAGCACGACGACGCGGCGATCGACGAGACGATCGAAGCGGCGCGGCGCGTGTTCAAGCGGATCGGGTGA
- a CDS encoding bifunctional hydroxymethylpyrimidine kinase/phosphomethylpyrimidine kinase: MQNQPLPLILSFGVCDPVGALGVQSDVAAFAALGCHGLSAIAGLLVSDSARVEHMYELDSDWMAEQARALLEDMPIAAFKVGAVGTALHLAAIAEIVSDYPDAPLILDPFLSALPDAGMGDEEMLMALRSILAPQATALILSQAELGRMAELWRDGGDDDPCNLAEDVAELTSSGLQYVLVTGTRDTAGACSNRLFDASGEVARVDWQHLPGPFLGAGNTYSAAFTALMARGMDAPTALAVAQEYTTGALENAQRFGMGKFIPAKFFRP, translated from the coding sequence GTGCAAAACCAACCGTTACCCCTCATCCTGAGTTTTGGCGTCTGCGATCCCGTCGGCGCGCTGGGCGTGCAATCGGACGTCGCCGCCTTTGCCGCCCTCGGGTGCCACGGGCTGTCGGCCATTGCGGGTCTGCTGGTGTCCGACAGCGCCCGCGTCGAGCACATGTATGAGCTCGATAGCGACTGGATGGCCGAACAGGCGCGCGCGCTGCTCGAAGACATGCCGATCGCCGCCTTCAAGGTTGGTGCCGTGGGCACTGCGCTGCACCTGGCCGCCATTGCCGAGATCGTGTCCGACTACCCGGACGCGCCGCTGATCCTCGACCCGTTCCTGTCGGCCCTGCCCGACGCCGGCATGGGCGACGAAGAAATGCTGATGGCCCTGCGTTCCATTCTGGCGCCGCAAGCCACCGCCCTGATCCTGTCGCAGGCCGAACTGGGCCGCATGGCCGAACTGTGGCGCGATGGCGGCGACGACGATCCCTGCAACCTCGCCGAAGACGTGGCCGAACTGACCTCGTCCGGCCTGCAGTACGTGCTCGTGACGGGCACGCGCGACACGGCCGGCGCCTGCTCGAACCGCCTGTTCGACGCCAGCGGCGAAGTCGCGCGGGTCGACTGGCAGCACCTGCCCGGCCCGTTCCTGGGCGCCGGCAACACCTACTCGGCCGCGTTCACGGCCCTGATGGCGCGCGGCATGGATGCACCGACCGCGCTGGCCGTGGCGCAGGAATACACCACTGGTGCGCTCGAGAACGCACAACGCTTCGGGATGGGCAAATTCATTCCCGCCAAATTCTTCCGTCCCTGA
- a CDS encoding rubredoxin: MCLICGWVYDEAAGAPEDGIAPGTRWADVPMNWTCPECGARKDDFEMTAI; the protein is encoded by the coding sequence ATGTGCCTGATCTGCGGCTGGGTATACGATGAAGCTGCCGGCGCACCGGAGGACGGCATTGCGCCGGGCACCCGTTGGGCCGACGTACCGATGAACTGGACCTGTCCCGAGTGCGGCGCACGCAAGGACGACTTTGAAATGACAGCGATATAA
- a CDS encoding response regulator, whose amino-acid sequence MTTSPQSSSLTIMVIDDSSTIRRSAEIFLTQAGYHVVLADDGFDALAKINDHHPALVFCDILMPRLDGYQTCALIKKSVRFHATPVLMLSSKDGLFDRARGAMVGASAYLTKPFTKDSLLAAVREHAPAAG is encoded by the coding sequence ATGACGACATCGCCGCAATCATCAAGCCTGACCATCATGGTGATCGATGACAGCAGCACGATCCGCCGGTCAGCAGAGATTTTCCTGACCCAGGCGGGCTACCACGTGGTGCTGGCCGACGATGGCTTCGACGCGCTCGCCAAGATCAACGACCACCATCCTGCGCTCGTGTTCTGCGACATCCTGATGCCGCGTCTCGACGGCTACCAGACCTGCGCGCTGATCAAGAAGAGCGTGCGGTTTCATGCGACCCCGGTGCTGATGCTCTCGTCCAAGGACGGCCTGTTCGACCGCGCGCGCGGCGCGATGGTCGGCGCCAGCGCCTACCTGACCAAACCCTTTACCAAAGACAGCCTGCTGGCGGCCGTGCGCGAGCATGCGCCGGCAGCAGGCTGA
- a CDS encoding response regulator → MQKILIVDDSPTERLYLTDILVKNGFTVCTAVSGDEAIERIRAERPQLILMDVVMPGTNGFQVTRAISRDPELAALPIIICSSKDQETDRIWGMRQGAKEYLVKPVDPARLLAAIAALAVPGAATGSVKA, encoded by the coding sequence ATTCAAAAGATTCTCATCGTCGACGATTCGCCGACCGAACGACTGTACCTGACCGACATCCTGGTCAAGAACGGCTTTACCGTGTGCACCGCCGTCAGTGGCGACGAAGCGATCGAGCGCATTCGCGCCGAGCGCCCGCAACTGATCCTGATGGACGTGGTCATGCCGGGCACCAACGGCTTCCAGGTGACCCGCGCCATCTCGCGCGATCCGGAACTGGCGGCACTGCCGATCATCATCTGCAGCAGCAAGGACCAGGAAACCGACCGTATCTGGGGCATGCGCCAGGGCGCCAAGGAATACCTGGTCAAGCCGGTCGATCCGGCGCGCCTGCTGGCGGCCATTGCGGCGCTGGCCGTGCCGGGCGCTGCTACCGGCAGCGTGAAGGCATGA
- a CDS encoding chemotaxis protein CheW, with the protein MTTDGADERAGRRDPAARRTRLRLYQEQLLERMQAAKNGAGASVAQLGLAIGGARYLVDLAEVGEIVAPVPVTPVPLTRPWYLGLANVRGSLLGVIDLARYLDDEQVAATPATPGSTPRLLVFAPGLGLNCALLASAVYGLRHAGTMTRDGDALRDADGNTWMPLSLAALVREERFLHIAR; encoded by the coding sequence ATGACCACCGACGGCGCGGACGAACGTGCAGGCCGCCGCGATCCCGCGGCGCGGCGCACCCGCCTGCGCCTGTACCAGGAACAGCTGCTCGAACGGATGCAGGCAGCGAAAAACGGCGCCGGCGCCAGCGTGGCGCAGCTGGGCCTGGCCATCGGCGGCGCGCGTTATCTGGTCGACCTGGCCGAAGTGGGCGAGATCGTCGCACCCGTGCCGGTCACGCCCGTGCCGCTGACCCGCCCGTGGTACCTGGGGCTGGCCAATGTGCGCGGCAGCCTGCTGGGCGTGATCGACCTGGCCCGCTATCTCGATGACGAGCAGGTGGCCGCCACGCCGGCCACGCCTGGCAGTACCCCGCGCCTGCTGGTGTTTGCACCTGGCCTGGGCTTGAATTGCGCGCTGCTCGCGTCCGCGGTGTATGGCTTGCGCCATGCCGGGACGATGACGCGCGACGGTGACGCCCTGCGCGATGCCGATGGCAACACATGGATGCCGCTGTCGCTGGCGGCGCTGGTGCGCGAAGAGCGCTTCCTGCACATTGCACGCTAA